Genomic DNA from Candidatus Hydrogenedentota bacterium:
ACCCCGTGAAGACGCTGGAAATCCTTGAGAACGAACTGGGCGAACACAGCGGGGCCTTTGCGGACAAGCCGCGTCTCTATGCCTTCAACAAGGCGGACATCCCGGAGAACCGGGAGCGTTTTGCGGAAATCGGCGGACTGGTCTCCCCCTGCTGGCTGATATCGGGGGCCACCCGCGAGGGGGTGGACACCCTGCTTGAGGCGGTGTGGACGGAGGTGGAGCGGGCGCGTGTGGCCGAGGCCGAGGCGCCGGAGGATGAAACGGCCGCGGACCGCGAATATACTTATGAGGCGCCGTTCAAGGTGCTGCGCATCCCCGAGGGTTTCCGGATTGAGGGGGAGCGCCCCCTCCGCGCGGTGCGCATGACGGATTTTGACAACACGGAGGCCCTGGACCACCTCCAGCGCCGCCTGCGCAAGATGGGCGTCTTCAAGGCGCTGAAGCGCATGGGCGCGGTGGAGGGCCAGACCATCCTGATCGGGGACTCGGAACTGGAGTATCTGCCGGACTGACCGAGAGGGGTCCGGACGGGACGGAGTCAAGCATGGAAATGCCCACCAACGCGCCGCACCGGCTTGTGGTGAAAATCGGGACCAACCTCCTGAGCGGGAAACGGGCCTTCGAGGGCCACGTGATGGAGGCGGTGGTCCGGGAACTGTGCGACCTGAAACTGGCGCACGGGCTGGACGTGCTGGTGGTGAGCAGCGGCGCGGTGGGCTGCGGCATGGACGCGCTGGGCCTGACCAGGCGGCCCGCGGTGCTTCCGGAGAAGCAGGCGGTGGCGGCGGTGGGGCAGTCGCGGCTGATGCACTACTACGAGACCCTGACGCAGACCTACGGTCCCGGCCTGACCACGGCGCAGGTGCTTCTGACCCAGGGCGATCTGAACGACCGGCGCAACTACCTGAACGTGCGGAACACCCTGGTCACGCTTTTCGGCATGAAGAACGTGATACCCATCGTCAACGAGAACGACTCAACCGCCACGGAGGAGCTGCGCTTCGGCGACAACGACACGCTGGCGGCGAAGATTGCCGCGAAAATCAACGCGGACCTGCTGATCATCCTCACGGACGTGGACGGGCTGTACGACAAGAACCCGGCGGAGCACGGGGACGCGCGGCTCATCCTTGAGGTGGCGCAGATCACCCCGGAACTTGCGGCGTGCGCGGGGGGCGCGGGCAGCGTCGCCTCGACGGGCGGGATGCGCACCAAGCTGGACGCGGCGAAAATCGCCACGGCGGCCGGCGTGGCCTGCGTCATCACCAACGGCGAGCGGCCCGGCGTGATTCACGGCACCCTTTCCGGCACCGTGCCGTGCACGCGTTTCCTGCCCTCGGGCAGCGCCCTTTCGCACCGGAAACGGTGGATTGCCTTCGGGCGGGCGACCCAGGGCGCGCTTGTGGTGGACGACGGGGCGCGGGACGCGCTGCTGCGCCGTGGGCGCAGCCTGCTGCCCGCCGGGGTGACGGCGGTGGAGGGCCAGTTCAGCGCGGGCGCGTCGGTGCGGATTTTGGACGGCACGGGCGCGGCGCTGGCGCGGGGGCTGGTAAACTACGGGAGCGAGGACATCCGCCGGATCATGCGCCACAAGAGCGGGGACATTGCGGAAATCCTCGGCCACAAGGACTTTGACGAGGTGGTGCACCGGGACAACCTGGTGCTGGTGTAAGGGCGGCGCGGGCCGCCGGGAGACACGCCCATGACACTGCGAGAGGAACTGGAGCAAATCGGCCGGCAGGCGCGGCGCGCGTCAAACGAGCTGCGGCCGCTGTCCCGCGCCGTGAAGGACGCGGCGCTTCGCGGGGCGGCGGCGCGCCTGCGCGCCTCCGGGGACCGGCTGAAAGCGGCGAACGCCAAAGACCTTGCC
This window encodes:
- the proB gene encoding glutamate 5-kinase, translated to MEMPTNAPHRLVVKIGTNLLSGKRAFEGHVMEAVVRELCDLKLAHGLDVLVVSSGAVGCGMDALGLTRRPAVLPEKQAVAAVGQSRLMHYYETLTQTYGPGLTTAQVLLTQGDLNDRRNYLNVRNTLVTLFGMKNVIPIVNENDSTATEELRFGDNDTLAAKIAAKINADLLIILTDVDGLYDKNPAEHGDARLILEVAQITPELAACAGGAGSVASTGGMRTKLDAAKIATAAGVACVITNGERPGVIHGTLSGTVPCTRFLPSGSALSHRKRWIAFGRATQGALVVDDGARDALLRRGRSLLPAGVTAVEGQFSAGASVRILDGTGAALARGLVNYGSEDIRRIMRHKSGDIAEILGHKDFDEVVHRDNLVLV